The proteins below are encoded in one region of Ricinus communis isolate WT05 ecotype wild-type chromosome 6, ASM1957865v1, whole genome shotgun sequence:
- the LOC8289188 gene encoding probable disease resistance RPP8-like protein 2 — protein sequence MVDAAVSFCLERIADFLLDETQSLINVHENVEEMKTELELLQAFLKDAEAKEDYDERVRLCNSMIKDVVCDAEDCIETFALERQSTIGGNINPILRYKLKSDVDALTLRISKLKKNLENYGVNNLVGMVKSSDPNRRQLLKSYSHIPELDVVGLEKDTDNLVEKLVSNSNECPVVSICGMGGLGKTTLAKQVYHHLSVKNHFTFCIWVYVSQECKKREIWEKILFKLTSPDKKKREEIAEMKDEGLAKVVYGQLGSQKCLVVLDDIWEIADWKCLSPAFPLQTTESMILLTSRSKELAISVHSRGFVFEPQILDEADSWKLFQKKISSDLIGDTRKEMLAEDMVRQCKGLPLAIVVLVGILQANDDWNEVHENLKSHLKRRQDDRGELIIDVLALSYDYLPRHLKPCFLYLGLFPYDSDISVERVINLWVAEGIILSSVLEENEVLEDVAYRYLLELVQRYMVQVEKRDPTGRIGICHMHDLMLDMCLSKAKDKDFFRIINLNFRNNSFVTNEAIAPHRIRRIAVHLNNFNGKVNVQYSSYRSILGFSLDGASGISQPFIESMVDNFKLLRVFDLEGVQGFAIPRNIKNLIHLRLLNVNSAWVGRLPSIGNFRYLLTLNLDPYDSAEEIPDVIWKLERLRHLYLPRRSGAKTKSLRLANLKDLQTLVNFPAPVANLEDLTTLPSLRKLVIRIADTITLSKLNKIFQAQGQARNKFIHLRSLSVYCSGWNVDMKPIRWKYDQMDVNFELDGALEDEKQIAGCCPWLCISRQKSESTSSSSSERQDINQIISCCPRLYVLMINGNIVYQI from the exons ATGGTAGATGCCGCTGTGTCTTTCTGTTTGGAAAGAATTGCTGATTTTCTCTTAGACGAAACTCAATCCCTAATCAACGTCCACGAAAATGTCGAAGAGATGAAGACTGAACTAGAATTACTGCAGGCCTTCTTGAAGGACGCAGAAGCAAAAGAAGATTATGATGAAAGAGTACGGCTATGTAATTCAATGATTAAAGATGTTGTTTGTGATGCTGAGGACTGTATCGAGACTTTTGCATTGGAGAGACAATCAACGATTGGCGGTAACATCAATCCAATATTGCGGTACAAGCTCAAATCAGATGTGGACGCACTCACTTTACGGATTTCCAAGTTGAAAAAGAACTTAGAAAATTACGGGGTAAACAATTTAGTCGGGATGGTGAAATCATCTGATCCTAATAGAAGACAGTTGCTGAAAAGTTATTCTCATATTCCCGAACTTGATGTTGTTGGATTGGAGAAAGACACTGATAATTTGGTAGAGAAATTGGTGAGCAATTCAAATGAATGCCCAGTAGTTTCCATATGCGGGATGGGCGGTTTGGGAAAAACTACACTCGCAAAACAGGTATACCATCATCTCTCAGTGAAAAACCACTTTACATTCTGCATATGGGTATATGTATCTCAAGAATGTAAGAAACGGGAAATTTGggaaaagattttatttaaacttaCTTCTCCTgataaaaagaagagagaggaGATTGCGGAAATGAAAGATGAGGGGCTAGCTAAGGTGGTTTATGGCCAACTAGGATCGCAAAAGTGTTTGGTTGTACTTGACGACATCTGGGAGATTGCTGATTGGAAATGTCTTAGTCCTGCGTTCCCGCTGCAGACTACTGAAAGCATGATACTACTCACCTCTCGCAGCAAAGAACTAGCGATATCCGTACATTCTAGAGGGTTCGTCTTTGAACCACAAATTCTGGATGAGGCTGATAGCTGGAAACTGTTTCAGAAGAAAATCTCATCAG ATTTAATTGGTGATACGCGCAAGGAAATGCTAGCGGAGGATATGGTAAGGCAGTGTAAAGGTTTGCCATTGGCCATAGTTGTGCTTGTAGGTATTTTGCAGGCAAATGACGATTGGAACGAGGTGCACGAAAATCTAAAATCGCATCTGAAGAGAAGGCAAGATGATAGAGGAGAACTGATTATTGATGTGCTAGCTTTAAGCTATGACTACTTGCCACGGCACTTGAAGCcatgttttctttatttaggcCTTTTCCCATATGACAGTGATATCTCCGTTGAACGAGTAATCAATTTATGGGTAGCTGAAGGCATCATATTATCATCAGttttagaagaaaatgaagtaCTGGAGGATGTTGCATATCGGTACTTGCTCGAGCTGGTGCAGAGGTACATGGTTCAAGTGGAAAAAAGGGATCCAACTGGAAGAATTGGAATTTGTCATATGCACGATCTGATGCTTGATATGTGTTTGTCAAAGGCTAAAGATAAGGACTTTTTCCGAATTATAAATctcaattttagaaataacTCGTTCGTGACAAATGAGGCAATAGCACCTCACAGAATTCGTAGAATTGCTGTTCATTTGAACAACTTCAACGGGAAAGTCAATGTCCAATATTCTTCATACAGGTCAATCCTGGGTTTTTCATTGGATGGAGCTAGTGGCATAAGTCAGCCATTTATAGAATCCATGGTTGATAACTTCAAGTTGCTCAGAGTTTTCGATCTTGAAGGGGTTCAAGGTTTTGCCATACCcagaaacataaaaaatctaatcCATTTACGGCTTCTGAATGTTAATTCTGCTTGGGTTGGGAGGCTTCCATCTATTGGCAATTTTAGATACTTGTTAACCCTGAATCTGGATCCTTATGACTCAGCAGAGGAAATACCTGACGTTATTTGGAAGCTGGAAAGGTTGAGACATTTGTATCTTCCACGACGTTCTGGCGCTAAAACCAAAAGTCTAAGATTGGCTAACCTGAAGGACCTGCAAACATTAGTGAATTTTCCTGCACCAGTTGCTAATTTAGAGGATCTCACCACGTTGCCTAGTCTTCGAAAATTGGTGATACGAATTGCTGATACCATCACCCTCTCGAAACTCAATAAAATTTTCCAGGCACAAGGTCAAgcaagaaacaaatttatccACCTTCGATCCTTGTCTGTATATTGTTCCGGGTGGAATGTCGATATGAAGCCTATACGCTGGAAATATGATCAGATGGATGTTAATTTTGAGCTAGATGGTGCCTTAGAAGATGAAAAGCAAATTGCAGGATGTTGTCCTTGGCTTTGCATATCGAGACAAAAGAGTGAAAGTACAAGCAGCTCGAGCTCTGAAAGGCAAGACATAAATCAAATCATATCGTGTTGCCCTCGACTGTACGTCCTGATGATAAATGGGAATATAGTGTATCAAATTTGA